The Anopheles merus strain MAF chromosome 2L, AmerM5.1, whole genome shotgun sequence genome has a segment encoding these proteins:
- the LOC121592772 gene encoding uncharacterized protein LOC121592772, translating into MLRSAWVEICLLLTVTIATTVWAADADKVVFQFPEYDFKETSKNELTFREYESACDQSNRCAEFDGIERTRCVRECISPSCYQEIYKFDELEEGEIDVRLNSFRACFMQRLNRNRG; encoded by the exons ATGCTACGCTCTGCCTGGGTGGAAATTTGCCTCCTGCTAACCGTCACAATCGCCACCACAGTATGGGCGGCCGATGCCGACAAAGTAGTGTTTCAGTTTCCCGAGTATGATTTTAAGGAGACGAGCAAAAAT GAGCTCACATTCCGCGAGTACGAATCAGCCTGCGACCAAAGCAATCGATGTGCGGAGTTTGATGGCATCGAAAGGACACGGTGCGTGCGGGAATGCATCTCACCGTCCTGCTACCAGGAGATATACAAGTTCGATGAG CTCGAGGAAGGCGAAATCGATGTACGACTGAACTCATTCCGTGCCTGTTTTATGCAACGACTCAATCGCAACCGTGGCTAG
- the LOC121592771 gene encoding uncharacterized protein LOC121592771: MFHHRHLNGVASLARSFSRIALREPATAAVFPIVALKTPTLSTPQIPLKGHESPILLPVRPLELRSTVGNVEIGNSIRRNPLIPLKEIIDIPAVSRIIENPVQPPTGPIGDNLTLIPSLDLPTDTGSKDEHGKQAARLIVIRRRKMRKHKLKKLRKRMKFEWLKVRQRRELKKEKLFQAELLGQIKEAEKFSAEAYVASKLRQATDVPLPRFWKGKRLPEFIIKQKLGME; this comes from the exons ATGTTCCACCACAGGCATTTAAATG GAGTTGCGTCACTGGCGCGCAGTTTCAGCCGCATCGCACTCAGAGAACCGGCTACAGCTGCGGTGTTTCCGATTGTCGCACTGAAAACTCCCACCCTCAGCACGCCACAAATACCCCTCAAAGGACATGAATCCCCGATACTGCTTCCGGTACGTCCACTAGAGCTTCGTTCCACGGTTGGAAATGTGGAGATTGGCAATAGCATCCGGCGGAATCCACTGATCCCGCTGAAAGAAATCATCGACATTCCGGCCGTGTCACGCATTATCGAAAATCCGGTACAACCGCCCACCGGGCCGATCGGTGATAACCTCACACTGATACCGTCGCTCGACCTTCCGACCGATACCGGGTCGAAGGATGAGCACGGTAAACAGGCGGCCCGGCTCATCGTCATCCGGAGGCGCAAAATGCGCAAGCACAAGCTGAAGAAGCTTCGCAAGCGCATGAAGTTTGAGTGGTTAAAG GTCCGACAACGGCGCGAGCTGAAGAAGGAAAAGCTCTTCCAGGCGGAACTGTTGGGACAGATCAAGGAGGCGGAAAAGTTTTCCGCGGAAGCGTACGTGGCGAGCAAGCTGCGACAGGCCACCGACGTGCCGCTGCCACGCTTCTGGAAGGGCAAACGGTTGCCCGAGTTTATTATTAAGCAAAAGTTAGGCATGGAGTAG